A single Alteribacter lacisalsi DNA region contains:
- a CDS encoding glycerol-3-phosphate responsive antiterminator has translation MDHSETRIPAITDMIESQVIAAINSPEKLDEVLSSNCNVAFLMVGDILTVGDNVKRLQKHNIKVFVHLDFVDGIANDRSGIRFLAEKIRPEGIITTKNHLIKYAKKEGLITIQRLFFIDKSAIKKGIQMLKAAQPDAVEILPGVIPRVITELAEVTPLPIIVGGLIENEQEIAQALEAGALAASCGSPRLWNTDM, from the coding sequence ATGGATCACAGTGAGACGAGGATACCCGCAATAACTGACATGATTGAATCACAGGTAATTGCAGCGATCAACAGCCCGGAGAAATTAGATGAAGTCCTGTCAAGCAACTGCAACGTCGCTTTCTTAATGGTAGGGGACATTCTGACAGTAGGTGACAATGTTAAACGGCTTCAAAAACACAACATCAAAGTGTTTGTTCATCTGGATTTTGTTGACGGAATTGCAAACGATCGCAGCGGCATTCGCTTTCTCGCTGAAAAAATTCGACCGGAAGGCATCATTACCACGAAAAACCACTTAATAAAATATGCAAAAAAAGAAGGGCTGATCACAATTCAGCGACTGTTTTTTATTGATAAAAGCGCTATAAAAAAAGGTATACAGATGCTCAAGGCGGCCCAGCCGGACGCTGTAGAAATCCTTCCGGGCGTCATCCCCCGAGTAATAACAGAACTCGCCGAAGTGACTCCACTTCCGATTATTGTGGGAGGTCTTATCGAAAACGAACAAGAGATTGCCCAGGCTCTTGAAGCAGGTGCGCTCGCTGCATCCTGTGGTAGTCCACGTTTATGGAACACAGACATGTAG
- a CDS encoding UDP-glucose dehydrogenase family protein encodes MFKVAVAGTGYVGLVAGATFAEKGHNVTCVDIDESKVELMKSGISPIYEDGLQELMQKNCAAGRIDYTTDYASAYKNADAIFIGVGTPEQPDGSANLSYIATVARQIAESVEKDCLVVVKSTVPVGTNDKVEQFIEDFLVNDVKVEVASNPEFLAQGSAVKDTLEAERIIIGTESEWAEELLMNIYEPFKLPIVSVSRRSAEMIKYASNDFLALKISYMNDIANLCELAGADVQDVARGMSFDARIGDKFLNAGIGYGGSCFPKDTKALEFLAKQKGYELKTVKAAIDVNNSQKTMLYKKASKRLITFSGLKVAVLGLTFKPGTDDLREAASLENVPLLLEKGADIFAYDPVGAENFKRVFPEGKSGNGHITYVSNPEQALDNANVCFIFTEWGEVKALIPQQYQELMRTPLVYDGRNIYAVEAMEEAGVEYHSIGRRPAERESKKESKQRELQSIKS; translated from the coding sequence ATGTTTAAGGTTGCCGTTGCAGGAACCGGCTATGTTGGCCTCGTAGCTGGTGCTACATTCGCAGAAAAAGGCCATAATGTTACATGTGTAGATATTGACGAGTCTAAAGTAGAATTAATGAAATCAGGGATCTCTCCAATCTATGAAGATGGTCTCCAAGAACTGATGCAGAAAAACTGTGCAGCAGGAAGAATCGATTACACTACGGATTATGCATCTGCCTATAAAAACGCGGATGCTATTTTTATTGGTGTTGGGACGCCTGAACAACCGGACGGATCAGCTAACCTTTCCTACATCGCTACCGTTGCCAGACAGATCGCAGAGTCTGTAGAGAAAGACTGTCTGGTTGTGGTGAAATCGACTGTTCCTGTTGGTACAAATGATAAAGTGGAACAGTTTATTGAGGACTTCCTTGTTAATGATGTGAAGGTTGAAGTCGCATCAAACCCTGAATTTCTGGCTCAGGGGTCTGCTGTTAAGGATACGCTGGAAGCAGAAAGAATTATCATTGGGACGGAGAGTGAGTGGGCAGAGGAACTGCTCATGAACATATATGAACCATTTAAGCTGCCAATCGTATCTGTAAGCAGACGGTCAGCTGAAATGATTAAGTATGCGTCAAATGATTTCCTTGCTCTAAAGATTTCTTATATGAATGACATTGCGAACCTTTGTGAACTGGCAGGGGCTGATGTTCAGGATGTGGCTCGCGGTATGAGCTTTGATGCACGGATCGGGGACAAGTTCCTGAATGCCGGTATTGGATACGGGGGATCCTGCTTCCCGAAAGATACAAAGGCGCTTGAATTTTTAGCTAAACAAAAAGGGTATGAACTCAAAACCGTTAAAGCAGCCATTGATGTTAACAATTCGCAGAAGACAATGCTCTATAAGAAAGCTAGTAAGCGCCTGATTACGTTCAGCGGCTTGAAAGTAGCAGTTCTCGGGTTAACATTTAAACCTGGAACTGACGATTTACGCGAAGCAGCTTCACTTGAAAATGTACCTTTGCTTTTGGAAAAAGGTGCTGACATCTTCGCTTATGATCCTGTTGGAGCAGAGAACTTTAAGCGCGTATTCCCTGAAGGAAAGAGCGGGAATGGTCATATCACCTACGTGAGTAATCCGGAACAGGCGCTTGATAATGCCAATGTGTGCTTTATCTTTACAGAGTGGGGCGAAGTGAAAGCTCTTATTCCTCAGCAGTATCAGGAGCTTATGCGCACGCCACTCGTGTACGATGGCCGTAATATTTATGCTGTAGAAGCAATGGAGGAAGCGGGAGTAGAGTATCACTCCATCGGACGCCGTCCTGCAGAGAGAGAAAGCAAAAAGGAGTCGAAGCAACGTGAGCTACAATCCATTAAATCCTAA
- a CDS encoding glycosyltransferase family 4 protein — MSNIKVVNICLRSIVTDGWSYQDNLLPKYQKKLGNEVTVITSKYIRDKDADIVKSTKINYVNNDGIRVIRLDARNNKHPHNKFVQYPNLIKTIKEQKPDVLFIHGLQFLDVKKIASFCSENPNVRVFVDNHADFSNSATNWFSKKILHEIIWRKCASKIEPHVVKFFGVLPARCEFLKTVYKLPESKIDLLPLGVDDEIRDNINYKINNEDIRTRNNINNGDFLIVTGGKIDFAKKQSLQLMEAIKNIENKQIKLLVFGSVIEELKTDFFNLVDGEKIQYLGWLDSYSAMEVFAASDIAVFPGRHSVFWEQVAGLGIPLIVKYWEGTSHIDLEGNCEFLYDGTVEEIKEKIEYLLENPSVLANMKEVASEKGIEEFSYSKIAKQSIAEC; from the coding sequence GTGAGTAATATTAAAGTTGTGAATATATGTCTTCGTTCAATAGTAACAGATGGATGGAGTTATCAAGATAACCTTTTACCCAAATATCAAAAAAAGCTAGGCAACGAAGTTACAGTGATAACTTCTAAATATATTAGAGATAAAGATGCTGACATAGTTAAAAGTACTAAGATTAATTACGTAAATAATGATGGAATAAGGGTTATTAGATTGGATGCTCGTAATAATAAACACCCTCACAACAAGTTTGTTCAATATCCAAATCTCATTAAAACCATAAAAGAACAGAAACCAGATGTACTATTTATTCATGGTTTGCAGTTTTTAGATGTGAAAAAAATCGCTAGCTTTTGCAGTGAGAACCCTAATGTTAGAGTATTTGTTGATAATCATGCAGATTTTTCAAATAGTGCAACCAACTGGTTTTCTAAGAAGATATTACATGAAATTATCTGGAGAAAATGCGCCTCTAAAATTGAACCCCATGTTGTGAAGTTTTTTGGTGTGTTACCAGCCAGGTGCGAATTTTTAAAAACAGTCTACAAATTGCCTGAAAGTAAAATTGATCTTTTACCATTAGGTGTGGATGATGAGATAAGAGATAATATAAATTATAAAATAAATAATGAAGATATAAGAACTAGAAACAATATTAATAATGGTGACTTTCTAATTGTAACCGGAGGTAAGATTGATTTTGCTAAAAAACAATCCTTACAGTTAATGGAGGCCATCAAAAATATAGAAAATAAACAAATAAAGTTATTAGTTTTTGGCTCGGTGATTGAGGAATTAAAAACGGATTTCTTCAATTTAGTTGATGGTGAAAAAATACAGTACTTAGGATGGTTAGATTCTTATAGCGCTATGGAAGTTTTTGCAGCAAGTGATATCGCTGTATTCCCGGGTCGACATTCAGTTTTTTGGGAACAAGTTGCAGGGCTAGGAATTCCTTTGATTGTTAAGTATTGGGAAGGTACATCCCATATTGATCTGGAGGGGAATTGTGAATTTTTGTATGATGGGACAGTGGAAGAAATTAAAGAAAAAATAGAATACCTATTAGAGAATCCCAGTGTACTAGCAAACATGAAGGAAGTTGCGAGTGAAAAAGGAATAGAAGAATTTTCTTATTCAAAAATTGCTAAACAGAGTATTGCCGAGTGTTAG
- a CDS encoding HAD-IIA family hydrolase — protein MQKGFMFDLDGTVYLGEEVIDGVPQAINRLTEEGHKILFLSNKSIASREDYLKKLTGMGIRVSKENIINSNVAAAHYIRTQNVKSKTAWVIGEQPLIDELRMAGIKVTDNPLEASFVVLGWDRQFNYEMVNQAFQGWKNGATVVATNPDRTCPIENNNEIPDCGAVIGAFEGTAGVKVDVIAGKPSPIITGLAIRTLGIEEENCYIIGDRLETDIRMGTENRLKSILVLSGITDEKMAEKSEYKPDFTLTSVKDIHTIEW, from the coding sequence ATGCAGAAAGGATTTATGTTTGATCTGGATGGAACCGTTTATTTAGGAGAGGAAGTAATTGATGGGGTACCGCAGGCAATTAACCGTCTCACGGAAGAAGGGCATAAAATATTGTTTCTCTCAAATAAGTCCATTGCCAGCAGGGAAGATTACTTAAAGAAACTTACAGGCATGGGAATCAGGGTGAGCAAAGAGAATATTATTAATTCCAATGTTGCAGCTGCACACTACATTCGTACACAAAATGTGAAGTCGAAAACAGCCTGGGTGATTGGGGAGCAGCCTTTGATTGATGAACTTCGCATGGCCGGTATAAAAGTGACCGATAACCCATTGGAGGCATCATTTGTCGTACTCGGCTGGGATCGACAGTTTAATTATGAGATGGTGAACCAGGCTTTTCAGGGGTGGAAAAACGGAGCAACTGTAGTGGCAACCAATCCTGACCGTACGTGCCCGATTGAGAATAACAATGAGATTCCTGACTGCGGGGCCGTTATTGGCGCATTTGAAGGAACAGCCGGTGTGAAAGTTGATGTCATTGCTGGCAAACCGTCGCCAATCATAACTGGTCTTGCAATAAGGACACTAGGGATCGAAGAGGAGAATTGCTATATTATTGGTGATCGCCTTGAAACAGATATTCGGATGGGTACTGAAAACCGTCTGAAGTCAATTCTTGTTCTCTCGGGGATTACAGACGAAAAAATGGCAGAAAAATCGGAATACAAACCTGATTTCACATTGACAAGCGTTAAGGATATTCATACGATAGAATGGTAA
- a CDS encoding ABC transporter ATP-binding protein, translating to MGSVKVNNLIKKYNDVTALKDVNLDIREGEFFALLGPSGCGKTTTMRCVAGFESPTSGEVMIGDKVVNKVPANKRNCGMVFQSYALFPHYNVFENVAYSLTVREVYSGSPARRVKSLARLMSRRFGSPSKEIQKKVNDALEYVEMSHLAERGVNELSGGQQQRVALARALVMEPSVLLMDEPLSNLDKKLRNTMRTTIRRIQQDVGITTIFVTHDQEEAMSMADRIAVMKDGEIIQQATPTELYGHPKNSFVADFVGSSNIYKGDVVDEHADGVTVKVGGQTIKSSYKPGKKEVQALIRPEGVALYKREMMPDNSENVLDGKVEMSTYLGPNIRYDVKVGDLEFMVEEPYYQGVPLLAEGDQVKLTIEPERVLLI from the coding sequence ATGGGTTCAGTAAAAGTAAACAACCTGATCAAAAAATATAACGACGTAACCGCACTGAAAGATGTAAACCTGGACATCAGGGAAGGCGAATTTTTCGCCCTCCTTGGTCCTTCAGGCTGCGGGAAAACAACGACGATGCGCTGTGTAGCCGGGTTCGAATCCCCGACCTCTGGTGAAGTTATGATCGGTGACAAGGTCGTCAACAAAGTGCCGGCCAACAAGAGAAACTGTGGTATGGTGTTCCAGAGTTACGCTCTTTTTCCCCACTATAACGTTTTTGAAAACGTGGCATACAGCCTGACAGTCCGTGAAGTTTACAGCGGTTCGCCGGCCCGCAGGGTGAAAAGTTTAGCCCGACTCATGAGTCGCAGGTTCGGATCACCGTCGAAGGAAATTCAGAAGAAGGTTAACGATGCACTCGAATACGTGGAGATGAGTCACCTGGCTGAACGTGGTGTGAATGAACTTTCCGGAGGCCAGCAGCAGCGTGTGGCTCTCGCACGCGCACTCGTGATGGAACCCTCCGTTCTCCTGATGGACGAGCCGCTTTCAAACCTGGATAAAAAACTGCGAAATACGATGCGTACCACGATCCGCCGCATCCAGCAGGACGTGGGGATCACAACGATCTTTGTTACCCACGATCAGGAAGAAGCCATGAGTATGGCTGACCGGATCGCCGTTATGAAGGACGGGGAAATCATTCAGCAGGCGACGCCAACCGAATTGTACGGTCATCCAAAGAACTCGTTTGTAGCCGATTTTGTAGGATCTTCGAACATTTACAAAGGTGATGTGGTAGATGAACATGCAGACGGGGTAACGGTGAAGGTTGGAGGACAGACAATTAAGTCATCTTATAAGCCTGGTAAAAAAGAAGTGCAGGCACTTATCCGCCCTGAAGGGGTGGCATTATATAAGCGCGAAATGATGCCTGATAATTCAGAAAATGTACTTGACGGCAAGGTGGAAATGTCCACCTACCTGGGGCCGAACATCCGCTATGATGTGAAAGTCGGTGATCTGGAGTTCATGGTCGAGGAGCCATATTACCAGGGTGTTCCGCTTCTTGCAGAAGGAGATCAGGTGAAGCTTACGATTGAGCCGGAGCGGGTGCTGCTGATATGA
- a CDS encoding ABC transporter permease → MSNGTPTPTQAQTQPPKPPKKKQKSGFFSRFDSLWLMKAVIAAFFFLFLLLPLLSVLIVSFTGQPVNILGSLINPDILAANLDRLSNASLEHWGSLFGGVYMSALRNSLMLSLGVSLLVILMCLPIAYGFARTTMPFKKTFAALCTMPIIVPTFISAAGFIIMFGRTGWVTSLYQSMGFDGTLINAYSMTAIVLIQTFFFFPFALWPMVAAFKISDISLEEASQNMGAKNWMTMIFITFPLAIPGIVSAALLIFTVSFSDFGTPIILAPDGLNLIVVEAYREISGFFNWAGASILTVVMVVVAALFFWLQRLVTKGKDYGTLSGKPKQTKLNDNKVVTTSLAIYTGLVLLIPVLTVLSVVMQSFATTWGADLLPRGFTLDHYQTIFTRSGDNILNSIILAGGALVISVIIATFVSYFVVRENATKLDFISSVPLIVPGIALGIAYIQMFNTAPLQLTGTAFLLIVAYAIRRMPYMIRSTMGTMMAIKSDIEEAAVNLGASKLLAIITVVGPLMLPGIAAGSILVFVTVIKETSITILMAPSSWAPMSLVVFQNLLRGEVYTASAMAVLIIGLVLILQALANKITKNSLY, encoded by the coding sequence ATGAGTAACGGAACACCAACGCCAACTCAGGCACAGACACAGCCGCCAAAGCCACCGAAAAAGAAGCAGAAATCAGGCTTCTTCTCAAGGTTTGACAGCCTATGGCTGATGAAGGCAGTAATTGCCGCTTTCTTCTTTCTGTTCCTGTTGCTCCCTCTTCTTTCTGTTCTTATTGTCAGTTTTACGGGACAGCCGGTTAACATTCTGGGATCTCTCATTAACCCGGATATTCTTGCAGCGAATCTGGACCGATTGTCCAACGCTTCTCTTGAGCACTGGGGCAGCCTGTTCGGTGGGGTATACATGTCGGCGCTTCGTAACAGCCTTATGCTGTCACTTGGAGTGTCGCTTCTCGTTATCCTTATGTGTCTTCCGATCGCCTACGGCTTTGCCCGTACAACGATGCCGTTTAAGAAGACGTTTGCTGCTCTTTGTACGATGCCGATTATCGTTCCGACGTTTATCTCGGCAGCCGGTTTTATTATCATGTTCGGACGTACGGGCTGGGTGACTTCTCTTTATCAGTCAATGGGATTTGATGGTACGCTCATTAACGCCTATTCTATGACAGCCATCGTGCTCATCCAGACGTTCTTCTTTTTCCCGTTTGCACTGTGGCCGATGGTAGCCGCCTTTAAGATCAGTGATATTTCACTTGAGGAAGCGTCCCAGAACATGGGGGCGAAGAACTGGATGACAATGATCTTCATTACGTTCCCGCTTGCCATTCCGGGGATTGTCTCTGCAGCGCTTCTTATCTTCACAGTCAGTTTTTCGGATTTCGGTACGCCGATTATCCTTGCACCTGACGGACTGAATTTGATTGTCGTAGAAGCGTATCGTGAAATTTCAGGATTCTTTAACTGGGCCGGTGCCTCTATTCTGACGGTGGTAATGGTTGTAGTAGCGGCATTGTTCTTCTGGCTCCAGCGGCTTGTGACAAAGGGCAAGGACTACGGCACGCTTTCAGGAAAACCGAAGCAGACAAAGCTCAACGACAATAAAGTCGTAACAACTTCTCTTGCAATCTACACGGGTCTAGTGCTTCTCATCCCGGTGCTGACGGTTCTTTCCGTTGTTATGCAGTCGTTTGCAACAACGTGGGGTGCAGATCTTCTGCCTCGAGGGTTCACACTCGACCACTACCAGACGATCTTTACCCGCTCGGGGGATAACATCCTGAACAGTATCATTCTCGCCGGTGGTGCACTGGTAATCAGTGTCATTATCGCAACTTTTGTATCCTACTTCGTTGTTCGTGAAAATGCGACGAAGCTGGACTTTATCTCTTCTGTACCGCTGATCGTACCGGGGATTGCCCTTGGTATCGCCTATATTCAGATGTTCAATACGGCGCCGCTTCAGCTGACGGGTACAGCGTTTCTTCTGATCGTTGCGTATGCCATTCGCCGGATGCCGTATATGATCCGTTCTACTATGGGTACGATGATGGCCATTAAGAGCGATATAGAAGAGGCGGCAGTCAATCTAGGCGCTTCGAAGCTCCTGGCAATCATTACAGTCGTCGGACCACTCATGTTGCCGGGTATTGCAGCCGGATCAATTCTTGTGTTCGTAACAGTTATCAAGGAAACAAGTATTACCATCCTGATGGCACCGTCGAGCTGGGCGCCAATGTCGCTTGTCGTATTCCAGAACCTTCTTCGTGGAGAGGTCTACACCGCTTCCGCCATGGCCGTTCTCATTATTGGTCTCGTTCTGATTCTGCAGGCGCTTGCGAATAAAATTACCAAAAACTCACTTTACTAA
- a CDS encoding SDR family NAD(P)-dependent oxidoreductase, whose amino-acid sequence MSYNPLNPNKVYLVTGAAGFIGFYLSKKLLDQGCKVIGLDNVNDYYDVNLKHTRLEKLEPYNNFTFVKRDISDKETVMDVFKEYKPDIVVNLAAQAGVRYSIENPDAYIQSNIVGFHNILEACRAYPVNHLVYASSSSVYGANKKVPFEETDFVDNPVSLYASTKKSNELMAHTYSHLYNIPSTGLRFFTVYGPMGRPDMAYFGFTDKYFNGESIKIFNNGDFENDLYRDFTYIDDIVIGIERLLSNPSEEDVPHKVFNIGNNSPEKLMTFIGALEQALSNATGKEVKFKKDFEPIKPGDVPATYASTDRLHQAVGFKPQTSIQEGLQQFADWYVEYYNKK is encoded by the coding sequence GTGAGCTACAATCCATTAAATCCTAATAAAGTATACCTCGTCACAGGTGCAGCCGGCTTTATCGGCTTTTACCTGTCAAAGAAGCTTCTCGATCAGGGATGTAAGGTCATAGGCTTGGATAATGTCAATGATTACTATGATGTGAACCTGAAACACACACGACTTGAGAAACTTGAGCCATACAATAACTTTACGTTCGTTAAGCGTGATATCTCAGACAAAGAAACGGTAATGGATGTGTTCAAGGAGTATAAACCGGATATTGTCGTCAACCTGGCTGCTCAGGCTGGTGTCCGTTACTCGATTGAGAACCCGGATGCATATATCCAGAGTAACATTGTCGGCTTCCATAACATTTTGGAAGCCTGCCGCGCTTATCCAGTGAATCACCTTGTGTATGCGTCATCCAGCTCTGTTTACGGCGCCAACAAAAAGGTGCCTTTTGAAGAAACAGACTTTGTCGACAACCCGGTCTCTCTCTATGCTTCCACCAAGAAGTCCAACGAACTGATGGCCCACACCTACAGTCATTTATATAACATCCCATCGACCGGGCTTCGCTTCTTCACTGTTTACGGTCCAATGGGCCGCCCGGATATGGCCTACTTTGGCTTTACCGACAAGTATTTTAACGGAGAGTCCATCAAAATCTTCAATAACGGCGATTTTGAAAATGACCTGTACCGGGACTTCACATACATCGATGACATCGTAATCGGGATTGAGAGGCTGCTCTCTAATCCATCCGAGGAAGACGTACCACACAAAGTCTTCAATATCGGCAACAACAGCCCCGAGAAATTGATGACCTTCATCGGTGCATTGGAACAGGCACTAAGTAACGCCACTGGAAAAGAAGTCAAGTTCAAGAAAGACTTCGAACCAATCAAACCCGGTGACGTACCTGCCACCTACGCCTCCACCGACCGCCTCCATCAGGCAGTCGGTTTCAAACCACAGACATCAATCCAGGAAGGACTGCAGCAGTTTGCTGATTGGTATGTGGAGTACTATAACAAGAAGTAA
- a CDS encoding ABC transporter substrate-binding protein, whose protein sequence is MKKTGRISLAALLSSSMVLAACGGGDDQDAAGDGGDIGRISIYSPETPDMTREMAEKFEEIHGGQVDVNYAGTNVLVNQMIAEMDNPQADLWYGGGGILPFESAIEHGFIESYTPELAEDWDVVQDDIKVRHEDWKWVGVEVFALGLIYNTDLVDEDELPQTWDELLDPRWEDELQMPNPAASGTATLFVISQLQDKGEEEGWDYLDSLVGQMNSMPDSGGAPAQAAASGEASMGIGFDFMAYQMKDRGESVDFHIPDNTPILVNPVALIKDGPNPEGAQKFVDFMLSEEGQQIKADWFHIPMHPDVEGKSELTMEDLNEVAQDLDIDWVVENYDEIRQSWRDRYQ, encoded by the coding sequence ATGAAAAAAACAGGTCGGATTTCACTTGCAGCATTACTTTCCTCATCCATGGTACTCGCAGCCTGCGGCGGTGGCGATGACCAGGATGCAGCCGGTGACGGTGGGGATATCGGTCGTATCTCCATCTACTCCCCTGAGACACCTGACATGACCCGTGAAATGGCAGAAAAGTTTGAAGAAATTCACGGTGGACAGGTTGACGTAAACTACGCAGGTACGAACGTGCTTGTAAATCAGATGATTGCCGAAATGGACAATCCGCAGGCAGACCTCTGGTATGGAGGAGGGGGAATTCTTCCTTTTGAATCCGCCATTGAGCACGGTTTTATTGAATCCTATACGCCTGAACTTGCCGAGGATTGGGATGTGGTTCAGGACGACATTAAAGTCCGTCATGAAGACTGGAAATGGGTTGGGGTGGAAGTTTTTGCTCTTGGTCTAATTTATAACACGGATCTTGTAGATGAAGACGAACTTCCTCAGACGTGGGACGAGCTCCTTGATCCGCGTTGGGAAGATGAGCTTCAGATGCCGAACCCGGCAGCATCCGGCACGGCTACTCTGTTCGTAATCAGCCAGCTTCAGGATAAAGGCGAGGAAGAAGGGTGGGATTACCTTGATTCACTTGTAGGCCAGATGAATTCCATGCCTGATTCCGGGGGTGCCCCTGCCCAGGCAGCTGCATCCGGTGAAGCTTCCATGGGAATCGGCTTTGACTTTATGGCCTATCAGATGAAAGACCGCGGGGAATCAGTTGACTTCCATATCCCTGACAACACACCGATTCTTGTAAACCCGGTTGCTTTAATAAAAGACGGACCGAACCCTGAAGGGGCCCAGAAGTTTGTTGACTTCATGCTATCCGAAGAAGGACAGCAGATTAAAGCAGACTGGTTTCACATCCCGATGCATCCTGACGTAGAAGGAAAATCCGAATTAACAATGGAGGATCTTAACGAAGTCGCTCAGGATCTGGACATCGACTGGGTTGTAGAAAACTATGACGAAATCCGCCAGTCATGGCGTGACCGTTACCAATAA
- a CDS encoding lipopolysaccharide biosynthesis protein has product MLNISSKYKKFFKDLFINIFGSGIMVIILQILVYPFLNNKEGPDFFGEILLIMGIVNIIGVAIGSSLNNIRLKLYTEYSKKNIEGDFSILLIYSTFINIILTVVLLNYMAENLSNIDIFILTSITVLTMLRSYLTVEFRIKLQYLKILTYQLFYSFGLGVGLILVSFSFNWQFAFLIGEIVAFIYLFRTTKVLREPLKSTSNFKKTTNNYSLLLLSNSFNNILQYIDRIIIFPILGAYQVAVFFAATLVGRMSSFVLVPISGVVLSYLARKSNAITKRFFVVISFSLIIFSIVISIISIYSSTLILPLIYSDLYKDTLSILLVANIAAIIKAISSIPLAIVLKYSATYHQTLIQISYFLVYLFFGMTFMSIWGLIGFCYGILIAELFKFILIFLFGYKALSKAELS; this is encoded by the coding sequence ATGTTAAATATCTCATCAAAATATAAGAAGTTTTTTAAGGATCTCTTTATTAATATATTTGGTTCAGGAATTATGGTCATAATACTCCAAATTTTAGTTTATCCATTCTTAAATAATAAAGAAGGACCAGATTTTTTTGGTGAAATCTTACTAATAATGGGCATTGTAAATATTATAGGTGTTGCAATTGGTAGCTCATTAAATAATATAAGATTAAAGCTTTATACAGAGTATAGTAAAAAGAATATAGAAGGTGACTTCTCTATTCTTTTGATTTACTCTACTTTTATTAATATTATTCTTACAGTCGTACTTCTAAATTACATGGCAGAGAATCTAAGTAATATAGATATATTTATTTTAACATCTATAACCGTTCTAACTATGCTTAGATCATACTTAACTGTTGAATTTAGAATCAAACTACAATATCTCAAAATACTTACTTACCAATTATTTTATAGCTTTGGGCTTGGGGTAGGTTTAATTTTGGTGAGTTTTTCATTTAATTGGCAGTTTGCATTTTTAATTGGGGAGATTGTTGCATTTATATACTTATTTCGGACTACAAAGGTACTGCGTGAACCGTTGAAGTCAACTAGCAATTTTAAAAAAACAACTAATAATTACTCTTTATTATTACTATCCAACTCATTTAACAATATACTGCAATATATTGATCGAATAATAATATTTCCTATTTTAGGAGCCTATCAAGTAGCAGTTTTCTTCGCAGCAACATTAGTTGGTAGAATGTCCTCTTTTGTATTGGTACCTATTTCAGGTGTAGTTTTAAGTTATTTGGCTAGGAAATCTAACGCTATTACCAAGAGATTCTTTGTAGTAATTAGTTTTAGCTTAATAATTTTTAGTATAGTTATTTCTATCATTTCTATTTATAGTTCTACTTTAATTCTTCCTTTAATATATTCGGATTTGTACAAAGATACACTAAGTATCTTACTTGTAGCTAATATAGCAGCGATAATAAAAGCTATATCTTCAATACCCCTTGCTATAGTACTAAAATATAGTGCAACCTATCATCAAACCCTCATACAAATATCATATTTTTTAGTATATCTATTTTTCGGTATGACTTTTATGTCTATCTGGGGATTGATAGGTTTTTGTTATGGGATATTAATTGCGGAGCTATTTAAATTTATTTTAATATTCCTATTTGGATACAAAGCTTTAAGCAAAGCAGAGTTATCTTAA